One genomic window of Salvelinus alpinus chromosome 9, SLU_Salpinus.1, whole genome shotgun sequence includes the following:
- the LOC139530304 gene encoding 15-hydroxyprostaglandin dehydrogenase [NAD(+)] — MALHGKVALVTGAAEGLGKGFSEILLQEGAKVALLDINESGGKDLKAAFDKEYGPDRTLFLTCTVESEEQLKDAFEKTVETFGGLDIVCNNAGIIDETNWEKCVSINLNGVVRGTYLALQHMKKQNRGQGGVIINVASMAGLGPLLTAPIYTATKHGVVGFSRAMADVSCLCDYGVRINVLCPAFVQTAILSSLSSEATAGQFAGLRGVAEKLLEKFGVLEVSEVAKNFLKLVTDESRNGEALLVQKEGASYVTFLQVTSQLPSILAPSL; from the exons ATGGCGTTACATGGCAAAGTGGCTTTAGTGACTGGTGCGGCAGAAGGTTTGGGAAAAGGTTTCTCAGAAATTCTTTTGCAAGAAGGAGCAAAG GTAGCCCTGTTGGATATAAATGAGTCAGGGGGGAAGGATTTGAAGGCGGCCTTTGATAAAGAATATGGACCAGACAGAACACTGTTTCTTACCTGCACCGTTGAATCTGAGGAACAACTAAAAG ATGCCTTTGAGAAAACGGTAGAGACGTTTGGGGGCTTAGACATCGTCTGCAACAACGCTGGTATCATCGATGAGACGAACTGGGAGAAATGTGTGTCTATAAACCTC AATGGAGTGGTGAGAGGCACGTATCTGGCTCTCCAGCACATGAAAAAGCAGAACAGAGGGCAGGGAGGGGTCATCATCAACGTAGCGTCTATGGCAG GTCTGGGTCCTCTGCTGACTGCTCCCATCTACACAGCCACCAAACACGGGGTGGTGGGGTTCAGTCGGGCTATGGCG GATGTCTCCTGTTTGTGTGACTACGGGGTGCGAATTAATGTCCTCTGCCCTGCATTCGTCCAAACCgccatcctctcctccctgagTTCAGAGGCGACTGCGGGACAGTTCGCAGGTCTGAGGGGAGTGGCAGAGAAACTACTGGAGAAGTTTGGTGTGCTTGA AGTCTCCGAGGTAGCCAAGAACTTCTTGAAGCTGGTGACGGATGAGAGTCGAAACGGAGAGGCCCTTTTGGTACAGAAGGAGGGAGCTTCATATGTAACGTTTCTCCAAGTGACTTCCCAGCTGCCCAGTATCCTTGCCCCATCTCTGTAG